One Misgurnus anguillicaudatus chromosome 19, ASM2758022v2, whole genome shotgun sequence genomic region harbors:
- the snn gene encoding stannin has translation MSITDHSPTTGVVTIIVILIAIAALGALILGCWCYLRLQRIGQSEDEESIVGEGETKEPFLLVQYSAKGPKVEHKTKLTPNGTESHT, from the coding sequence ATGTCTATCACAGACCATAGCCCCACCACTGGGGTCGTGACAATTATTGTAATACTCATTGCCATTGCAGCACTAGGGGCGTTAATTCTTGGTTGTTGGTGCTACTTGCGGCTGCAGCGCATCGGTCAGTCTGAAGATGAAGAAAGCATAGTAGGTGAAGGCGAAACCAAGGAGCCCTTCTTGCTGGTTCAGTATTCAGCCAAGGGCCCAAAAGTTGAGCACAAGACCAAGCTTACCCCCAACGGCACTGAGAGCCACACTTAA
- the LOC129432046 gene encoding THAP domain-containing protein 11 — protein MPDSCCSVGCTNRRGNKPGLCFYRIPSEKENPERRRLWICAIKRAFVTAEGKEWQPSKYTRLCSEHFIKGAKSDDPSSPDWVPSVFLHTTATKKRKRTKDVEKYEQSKKEEEIKEQAAVAVLLKLSSVPAQPPEDEQKCDSKVCKEKIARLQKECNDLREENCRLKAILKSGTFHELALGKDDKKVKAMT, from the exons ATGCCGGACAGTTGTTGCTCGGTCGGATGCACTAATAGACGAGGAAACAAGCCCGGGCTGTGTTTCTACCGAATCCCGTCCGAGAAAGAAAACCCAGAGAGGAGGAGATTGTGGATCTGTGCTATCAAACGCGCCTTCGTCACTGCAGAAGGCAAAGAATGGCAACCGTCAAAGTACACGCGTCTCTGTAGCGAACATTTCATCAAAG GTGCCAAATCTGATGACCCGTCGTCACCTGATTGGGTACCATCCGTCTTTTTGCACACAACAGCCACCAAAAAGAGGAAAAGGACAAAAGATGTGGAGAAGTATGAACAGAGCAAGAAGGAAGAGGAGATAAAGGAACAGGCTGCGGTTGCTGTTCTCCTAAAACTGTCATCAGTGCCAGCGCAACCTCCTGAGGATGAGCAAAAGTGTGACAGCAAAGTGTGCAAGGAAAAGATTGCAAGATTACAGAAAGAGTGCAATGACCTCAGAGAGGAAAATTGTAGGCTAaaggccattttgaaatctggaACATTTCATGAACTTGCTTTAGGAAAAGATGATAAGAAGGTCAAGGCGATGACTTAA